A region from the Arachis ipaensis cultivar K30076 chromosome B01, Araip1.1, whole genome shotgun sequence genome encodes:
- the LOC107628417 gene encoding AT-hook motif nuclear-localized protein 23, whose translation MAGLDLQTASLFVQNLHRPELHLQQHHYHRSQQQQHEQTENRAAVPQFSSEDDDSSQGDGTGRGSSGFELVSACGVRRSRGRPRGSKNKPKPPVVITRESSNTHNAHILEVASGSDVFDSVATYARLRQRGICILSGNGTVTIGDPAAPGSVVTLHGRFEILSLSGSFLPPPAPPGATSLSIYLAGGKGQVIGGKVVGKLIAAGPVMVIASSFTNVAYERLPLDQDDEQELQIQSPPPPAVSQGSAGGCGVGNGAFLDPSSGLPFFNFPLGMHQNVQLPVDGYFSGQRAIL comes from the coding sequence ATGGCTGGTTTGGATTTACAAACAGCATCACTCTTCGTTCAAAACCTTCACAGACCAGAATTACACCTTCAACAACACCATTATCACCgctcccaacaacaacaacatgaaCAAACAGAAAATCGTGCAGCTGTACCACAATTCTCAAGTGAAGATGATGATAGCAGCCAAGGCGATGGAACGGGACGCGGAAGCAGTGGCTTTGAGCTCGTCTCCGCCTGCGGAGTCCGCCGTTCCAGGGGCCGTCCGCGAGGCTCGAAGAACAAGCCAAAACCGCCAGTGGTAATCACAAGAGAGAGCTCCAACACGCATAACGCTCACATCCTCGAAGTCGCGAGTGGCTCCGACGTCTTCGACAGCGTTGCCACCTACGCGCGGCTCCGCCAGCGCGGTATCTGCATCTTGAGCGGCAATGGAACCGTCACCATCGGTGACCCCGCAGCGCCCGGCTCTGTTGTCACGCTCCATGGAAGGTTCGAGATACTGTCTCTCTCTGGCTCGTTCCTGCCGCCGCCTGCTCCTCCCGGCGCGACGAGCCTCAGTATATACCTCGCCGGCGGGAAGGGACAGGTCATCGGAGGAAAAGTAGTCGGAAAGCTGATTGCGGCGGGGCCGGTGATGGTCATCGCCTCATCCTTCACCAACGTGGCGTACGAGCGGCTGCCGTTGGACCAGGACGACGAACAGGAGCTCCAAATTCAGTCGCCGCCTCCGCCGGCGGTTTCTCAGGGCTCCGCAGGCGGTTGCGGCGTGGGAAACGGCGCTTTTCTGGATCCTTCTTCTGGTTTGCCGTTCTTCAATTTTCCGCTTGGTATGCATCAGAATGTTCAGTTGCCTGTGGACGGTTACTTTTCAGGTCAACGCGCCATCCTTTAA